The following coding sequences are from one Verrucosispora sp. WMMD573 window:
- a CDS encoding HAD-IA family hydrolase yields MLGLPDHVTAVLFDLDGVLTQTARVHNAAWTETFDDYLRRRSATTGEPYRPFDPGPDYHRYVDGRPRLDGVRTFLASRGITLPEGAPEDPPGAQTVYGLGNQKNAMVLERIRTIGVDVYPGSVAYLKAVAAAGLRRAVVTASANGREVVAAAGLEPMLEARVDGLTARAEGLRGKPYPDTFLAGAKLLDVTPEKAAVVEDALAGVEAGRAGGFGYVIGVDRAGHADELRAHGADVVVDDLADLLDTGRPE; encoded by the coding sequence ATGCTCGGCCTGCCTGACCATGTGACCGCTGTTCTGTTCGACCTCGACGGTGTGCTCACGCAGACCGCCCGGGTGCACAACGCCGCCTGGACCGAGACGTTCGACGACTACCTGCGGCGGCGATCGGCCACCACAGGTGAGCCGTACCGGCCGTTCGATCCGGGGCCGGACTATCACCGATACGTCGACGGTCGCCCGCGTCTCGACGGGGTGCGCACCTTCCTCGCCTCCCGTGGCATCACCCTGCCCGAGGGCGCACCGGAGGATCCGCCGGGTGCCCAGACCGTGTACGGCCTCGGCAACCAGAAGAACGCCATGGTGTTGGAGCGGATCCGCACCATCGGGGTGGACGTCTATCCCGGCTCGGTCGCGTACCTCAAGGCGGTGGCCGCGGCGGGCCTGCGGCGGGCGGTCGTCACGGCCAGCGCCAACGGCCGCGAGGTGGTCGCCGCCGCCGGCCTGGAGCCGATGCTGGAGGCCCGGGTGGACGGGCTCACCGCCCGAGCCGAAGGGCTGCGCGGCAAGCCGTACCCCGACACCTTCCTCGCCGGGGCGAAACTGCTCGATGTCACGCCGGAGAAGGCGGCTGTCGTTGAAGACGCGTTGGCAGGTGTCGAAGCCGGCCGGGCCGGCGGTTTCGGGTACGTGATCGGCGTGGACCGGGCCGGCCACGCCGACGAGCTGCGCGCCCACGGTGCCGACGTCGTGGTCGATGATCTTGCCGACCTGCTCGACACCGGGCGGCCCGAGTGA
- a CDS encoding glycosyl hydrolase family 65 protein produces MIRERAYPVEPWHVRETRLDMDVLAQSESVFALSNGHVGLRGNLDEGEPHGLPGTYLNSFYELRPLPYAEAGFGFPESGQTIVNVTNGKLIRLMVDDEPLDVRYGEVLAHERILDMRAGTLHRSLHWRSPAGREVRVNSTRLVSFRQRSVAAIRYEVEVADDEPLRLIIQSELVANETLPPQSRDPRVAAVLESPLQAEEELTTPAGGLLIHQTKVSGLRVAAAMDHEVASPARTSVNSEGYEDWVRTTVACVLEPGQKLQVVKYLTYGWSSRRSLPALRDQVGAALAAAKLDGWDGLVREQREYLDEFWDAADVVVDGDPEVQQAVRFGLFHVLQAGARAERRPISAKGLTGPGYDGHAFWDTEMFVLPVLTYTHPAAVRDALYWRFSTLEQARERARTLNLAGAAFPWRTIEGPESSGYWPAGTAAFHIAAGIADALRRYVLVTGDQQLEREIGLELLVETARLWRSLGHHDRAGNFHVDGVTGPDEYTAVKNDNIYTNLMAQRNLRAAADVAMRYRDEAFHLRVTDEEAAAWRDAAAAMHIPYDEELRVHQQVEGFTRLQEWDFDQTPPDKYPLLLHYPYFDLYRKQVIKQADLELAMHWRGDAFTTEEKLRNFLYYERRTVRDSSLSACTQAVLAAEVGYSDLAHSYLREAALMDLHDLNENTRDGVHMASLAGAWIALVAGFGGLRDHDGTLSFAPCLSSRLNGLSFSLQWCGMRLRVDVRGHDTTYALHHAAADAVIELRHHGKPVRVTCDEPVTVPNPPPRTGLPTPEQAPGRAPLLRLPENPA; encoded by the coding sequence GTGATCCGGGAGCGGGCGTACCCGGTCGAGCCGTGGCACGTCCGGGAGACCCGGCTGGACATGGACGTGCTCGCCCAGTCCGAATCGGTGTTCGCATTGTCGAACGGGCACGTCGGGCTGCGCGGCAACCTGGACGAGGGGGAGCCGCACGGGTTGCCCGGCACCTACCTCAACTCGTTCTACGAGCTGCGGCCCCTGCCGTACGCGGAGGCCGGCTTCGGCTTCCCCGAGTCCGGCCAGACCATCGTCAACGTCACAAACGGCAAACTCATCCGGCTGATGGTCGACGACGAGCCGCTCGACGTGCGCTACGGCGAGGTCCTCGCCCACGAGCGGATCCTCGACATGCGCGCCGGCACCCTGCACCGCTCGTTGCACTGGCGCTCGCCGGCCGGGCGTGAGGTCCGGGTGAACAGCACCCGGCTGGTCTCCTTCCGGCAGCGCTCGGTGGCCGCTATCCGCTACGAGGTGGAGGTGGCCGACGACGAGCCGCTACGGTTGATCATCCAGTCGGAGTTGGTGGCCAACGAGACGTTGCCGCCACAGAGCCGCGACCCGCGCGTCGCCGCCGTGCTGGAGTCGCCGTTGCAGGCGGAGGAGGAACTGACCACCCCGGCCGGCGGGCTGCTGATCCACCAGACCAAGGTCTCCGGGCTGCGGGTCGCTGCCGCCATGGACCACGAGGTGGCCTCGCCGGCCCGGACGTCCGTTAACTCCGAAGGCTACGAGGACTGGGTCCGTACCACGGTGGCGTGCGTGCTGGAGCCGGGGCAGAAGCTCCAGGTGGTCAAGTACCTGACCTACGGTTGGTCCAGCCGGCGCTCGCTGCCGGCGCTGCGCGACCAGGTCGGTGCCGCGTTGGCCGCAGCGAAGCTGGACGGCTGGGACGGGCTGGTCCGTGAGCAGCGGGAGTATCTGGACGAGTTCTGGGACGCCGCCGACGTCGTGGTCGACGGGGATCCGGAGGTGCAACAGGCGGTTCGGTTCGGCCTGTTCCACGTGCTCCAGGCTGGTGCGCGGGCGGAACGCCGGCCCATCTCGGCCAAGGGGCTCACCGGTCCCGGGTACGACGGGCACGCGTTCTGGGACACCGAGATGTTCGTCCTGCCGGTGCTGACGTACACCCATCCGGCCGCCGTACGGGACGCTCTGTACTGGCGTTTCTCCACTCTGGAGCAGGCCCGGGAACGGGCCCGCACGCTGAATCTTGCCGGTGCCGCCTTCCCGTGGCGCACCATCGAGGGGCCGGAGTCGTCGGGGTACTGGCCGGCGGGCACCGCCGCGTTCCACATCGCGGCGGGCATCGCCGACGCGCTGCGGCGCTACGTGCTGGTGACCGGCGATCAGCAACTGGAGCGGGAGATCGGGCTGGAGTTGCTGGTGGAGACCGCGCGGCTGTGGCGCTCGCTCGGGCACCACGACCGCGCCGGCAACTTCCACGTCGACGGGGTCACCGGTCCCGACGAGTACACCGCCGTCAAGAACGACAACATCTACACCAACCTGATGGCCCAACGAAACCTCCGCGCCGCCGCCGACGTGGCGATGCGGTACCGCGACGAGGCGTTCCACCTCCGCGTCACCGACGAGGAGGCCGCCGCGTGGCGCGATGCCGCTGCGGCCATGCACATCCCGTACGACGAGGAACTCCGGGTGCACCAACAGGTGGAGGGCTTCACCCGGTTGCAGGAGTGGGATTTCGACCAGACCCCGCCCGACAAGTACCCGCTGCTGCTGCACTATCCGTACTTCGACCTGTATCGCAAGCAGGTGATCAAGCAGGCCGACCTGGAGTTGGCCATGCACTGGCGGGGCGACGCCTTCACCACCGAGGAGAAGCTGCGCAACTTCCTCTACTACGAGCGACGTACGGTCCGCGACTCGTCCCTGTCCGCCTGCACCCAGGCGGTGCTGGCGGCGGAGGTCGGTTACTCCGACCTGGCGCACAGCTATCTGCGTGAGGCCGCGCTGATGGACCTGCACGACCTGAACGAGAACACCCGCGACGGCGTGCACATGGCCTCGCTCGCAGGTGCCTGGATCGCACTGGTCGCCGGGTTCGGCGGCCTGCGGGACCATGACGGGACGCTGTCCTTCGCGCCCTGCCTGTCCAGCCGGCTCAACGGCCTGTCGTTCTCGCTCCAGTGGTGCGGGATGCGGCTGCGGGTCGACGTACGCGGCCATGACACGACGTACGCCCTGCACCACGCCGCCGCGGACGCCGTCATCGAGCTGCGGCACCACGGAAAACCGGTGCGCGTCACCTGCGACGAGCCGGTGACCGTACCAAATCCGCCGCCGCGCACGGGCCTGCCGACACCGGAGCAGGCACCCGGGCGGGCACCCCTGCTCCGGCTGCCGGAGAACCCGGCCTGA
- a CDS encoding alpha/beta fold hydrolase, whose amino-acid sequence MDVRGEAVTIPAGEVLLPADLLVPAEPVGVVLFAHGSGSSRHSPRNVAVAHQLNRAGFGTVLVDLLTPAEDKVDVVTAELRFDIGLLADRLAGIVDWLATERPFGTTPVGLFGASTGAAAALVAAAQRPDLVRAVVSRGGRPDLAGSLLGQVRAATLLLVGGLDEQVITLNERALGQLTSRAELRVIPGATHLFEEPGTLDQVAGAAADWFHDHLHPQPAAA is encoded by the coding sequence ATGGACGTGCGCGGCGAAGCGGTGACGATCCCGGCGGGTGAGGTCCTGCTCCCGGCCGATCTGCTGGTGCCGGCGGAGCCGGTCGGGGTGGTCCTGTTCGCGCACGGCAGCGGTAGCTCCCGGCACAGCCCGCGCAACGTGGCAGTGGCCCACCAGCTCAACCGGGCCGGGTTCGGCACCGTCCTGGTGGATCTGCTCACCCCGGCCGAGGACAAGGTGGACGTGGTCACCGCCGAGCTGCGCTTCGACATCGGTCTGCTGGCCGACCGTCTCGCGGGGATCGTGGACTGGCTGGCCACCGAGCGGCCGTTCGGCACGACTCCGGTCGGCCTCTTCGGCGCGAGCACGGGGGCCGCCGCCGCGCTGGTCGCTGCGGCTCAACGACCTGATCTGGTACGCGCGGTGGTGTCGCGCGGTGGTCGGCCCGACCTGGCTGGCTCCCTGCTGGGCCAGGTGCGCGCCGCCACGCTGCTCCTGGTCGGCGGGCTCGACGAGCAGGTGATCACCCTCAACGAGCGGGCGCTCGGTCAGCTCACCTCCCGGGCCGAACTGCGGGTGATCCCCGGCGCGACACATCTCTTCGAGGAGCCGGGCACGCTCGATCAGGTCGCCGGGGCGGCGGCTGACTGGTTCCACGACCACCTGCACCCCCAGCCCGCCGCCGCCTAA
- a CDS encoding AI-2E family transporter, whose product MVASDGGNQPDETAVRGAGPRQTWAALPWLVRSAVVWSACLVVIAAGLYLLARITLLVTPLAIAVAATLFLAALLDPVQLALRRLRLPAALAALLSVLLLLGILGGVGALVWSLTADQFSELGQELRQGLEHTRDFVTSTLPVSDAQLDGLLDQMRKAISQQQVDPVASARTVAEVVGSALLALVLLFFLLKDGREMWRWTLRRAAGRNRDIAAEAGRIGWRTLGSYSRGTMLIAAIDAIGIGLALVLLRVPLAFPLALITFIGGFVPIVGATVAGAVAVLVALAANGPTTALLTLAAVIAVQQIEGNLLEPLVMKRQVRLHPVVILVAVTAGTLIAGIAGAFVAVPITAVAWRVIDSVQRQRQAAANASDSASRPPAPDSPPSKTPPPGPTTTPPAPSPPAPSSSGPTPEPS is encoded by the coding sequence GTGGTCGCAAGCGATGGCGGGAACCAACCCGACGAGACGGCGGTTCGGGGCGCCGGGCCGCGCCAGACCTGGGCCGCCCTGCCCTGGCTGGTCCGTTCCGCGGTGGTGTGGAGCGCCTGCCTGGTGGTGATCGCCGCCGGGCTCTACCTGCTGGCGCGGATCACGCTGCTGGTCACCCCGCTGGCCATCGCCGTGGCCGCGACCCTGTTCCTCGCCGCGCTGCTCGATCCGGTGCAGCTGGCATTGCGCCGGCTGCGCCTGCCGGCCGCGCTCGCCGCTCTGCTCAGCGTCCTGCTCCTACTCGGCATCCTGGGCGGCGTCGGCGCACTGGTGTGGAGCCTGACCGCCGACCAGTTCAGCGAGTTGGGCCAGGAACTGCGGCAAGGGCTGGAGCACACCCGCGACTTCGTCACCTCCACGCTGCCGGTCAGCGACGCGCAGCTCGACGGTCTGCTCGACCAGATGCGCAAGGCGATCAGCCAGCAGCAGGTGGACCCGGTCGCCAGCGCCCGCACCGTGGCCGAGGTCGTGGGCTCCGCTCTGCTCGCGCTGGTGCTGCTGTTCTTCCTGCTCAAGGATGGCCGGGAGATGTGGCGGTGGACGCTGCGCCGGGCCGCCGGGCGCAACCGGGACATCGCCGCCGAGGCGGGCCGCATCGGCTGGCGCACCCTCGGTTCATACAGCCGGGGCACCATGTTGATCGCGGCCATCGACGCCATCGGTATCGGCTTGGCGCTGGTGCTGCTCAGAGTGCCGCTGGCGTTCCCGCTAGCGTTGATCACGTTCATCGGCGGGTTCGTGCCGATCGTCGGTGCCACGGTGGCCGGCGCGGTCGCGGTGCTGGTGGCACTGGCCGCCAACGGACCGACCACCGCCCTGCTCACCCTGGCCGCTGTGATCGCCGTTCAGCAGATCGAGGGCAACCTGCTGGAGCCACTGGTGATGAAGCGCCAGGTCCGGCTGCATCCGGTGGTGATCCTGGTCGCGGTGACCGCCGGCACCCTCATCGCCGGCATCGCGGGTGCCTTCGTGGCGGTCCCGATCACCGCGGTCGCCTGGCGGGTCATCGACAGCGTGCAGCGTCAACGGCAGGCCGCCGCGAACGCGTCCGATTCGGCGTCCCGCCCACCGGCACCCGACTCACCACCATCGAAAACGCCGCCGCCCGGCCCGACGACCACACCCCCCGCACCATCGCCCCCCGCACCGTCGTCGTCCGGACCCACCCCCGAGCCGAGCTGA
- a CDS encoding helix-turn-helix domain-containing protein translates to MAGMASTDGRESARNWTFLTNHAHVLLAIARNPTARLRDVAAEVGVTERAAQAIVADLEAGGYLHRTRVGRRNEYTLNPAGRFRHPAEADHEVGDLLALFAKEQVTDPAER, encoded by the coding sequence ATGGCGGGCATGGCGAGCACTGACGGACGGGAAAGCGCGCGGAACTGGACTTTCCTCACGAACCATGCGCACGTCCTGCTCGCCATCGCCCGTAACCCCACCGCCCGGCTACGTGACGTCGCGGCGGAGGTGGGCGTCACCGAACGTGCCGCTCAGGCCATCGTCGCCGACCTGGAGGCGGGCGGCTACCTGCACCGCACCCGGGTGGGCCGGCGCAACGAATACACCCTCAACCCGGCCGGGCGGTTCCGCCATCCGGCCGAGGCCGACCACGAGGTCGGTGACCTGCTGGCCCTCTTCGCCAAGGAGCAGGTGACCGACCCCGCCGAGCGCTGA
- a CDS encoding carbonic anhydrase, whose translation MSRPGSIGPQPGPDRELLTADLPGAPQRALAELLAGNRRFVTDALRHPNQNAGRRAAVATEQHPFAVIVGCSDSRLAAEIIFDRGLGDLFVVRTAGHTVGPEVLGSVEYAVAVLRTPLVVVLGHDSCGAVQAAREALATATTPPGHLGAVVDAVVPSLHRAQDAGVDDLDGIVDIHIARTVETMLDSSAALAAEVAAGRCAVVGMSYRLAAGEVRAVAAEPAELRGALATAP comes from the coding sequence ATGAGTCGACCCGGATCGATCGGTCCACAGCCCGGACCGGACCGCGAGTTGCTCACCGCGGATCTTCCCGGTGCCCCGCAGCGGGCCCTCGCCGAGTTGCTCGCCGGCAACCGGCGGTTCGTCACCGACGCGCTGCGGCATCCCAACCAGAACGCTGGGCGGCGGGCCGCCGTCGCGACCGAACAGCACCCCTTCGCGGTGATCGTCGGCTGCTCCGACTCCCGGCTCGCCGCCGAGATCATCTTCGATCGCGGGCTGGGCGACCTCTTCGTGGTGCGCACCGCCGGGCACACCGTCGGGCCGGAGGTGCTGGGCAGCGTGGAGTACGCCGTGGCCGTGCTGCGTACGCCGCTGGTGGTCGTGCTCGGCCACGACTCGTGCGGCGCCGTCCAGGCGGCCCGGGAGGCACTGGCCACCGCCACCACGCCCCCCGGGCATCTGGGTGCCGTGGTCGACGCCGTGGTGCCGAGCCTGCACCGGGCACAGGACGCCGGAGTGGACGACCTGGACGGGATCGTGGACATCCACATCGCCCGGACCGTCGAGACGATGCTGGACTCCTCTGCGGCCCTCGCGGCGGAGGTGGCTGCCGGGCGGTGCGCGGTGGTCGGCATGTCGTACCGACTGGCCGCCGGCGAGGTGCGGGCGGTCGCCGCGGAACCAGCCGAACTCCGCGGTGCGCTGGCGACCGCGCCCTGA
- a CDS encoding YibE/F family protein has product MGADHTRSAPPTPPGVRRILVVTVVPLFLATLVAAIVLWPRDAPRPEAADDTPRYHGTVTRVVSEPCPPNPVVPEGTPTAADGPCGTVSVRVQTGPDAGQEVQTPIPAGPGAPRVEVDDDIILVSLIDPEDPSVSAYNIAEHQRGKPLVWLAVLFAAAIVAFGRLRGLAALGGLAASFAILLTFVLPGISAGQPPLAVAIVGASLIMFVVLYLTHGVSAQTSVAVLGTLASLVLTGLLGLAATGATHLTGFGSEDATTLSMFRADVDLHGLLLAGIIIGSLGVLDDVTVTQAAAVNELRHANPNLSRRELYRSATRVGRAHIASVVNTIVLAYAGASLPLLLLLTADSRALGQILTSEFLTTEIVRSVVATLGLIAAVPLTTALAAVVTTAGRGGDAGVPGGASTPVIPRPATDRAEALRALSTPPTRNTPPATPSGWPDPDRSTDTTW; this is encoded by the coding sequence ATGGGCGCCGACCACACCCGTTCCGCTCCGCCCACCCCGCCGGGGGTGCGGCGGATCCTTGTCGTGACGGTGGTCCCCCTCTTTCTCGCCACCCTGGTCGCCGCCATCGTGCTCTGGCCCCGGGACGCACCGCGCCCCGAGGCCGCCGATGACACCCCCCGCTACCACGGCACGGTCACCCGGGTGGTCAGCGAGCCCTGCCCGCCCAACCCGGTGGTACCCGAGGGCACCCCGACGGCCGCGGACGGTCCCTGCGGCACGGTCAGCGTCCGGGTACAGACCGGACCGGACGCCGGGCAGGAGGTGCAGACACCCATCCCGGCAGGGCCGGGTGCTCCCCGCGTCGAGGTCGACGACGACATCATCCTGGTCTCGCTCATCGATCCGGAGGACCCCTCGGTCAGCGCCTACAACATCGCCGAGCACCAACGCGGTAAGCCGCTGGTGTGGCTGGCCGTACTCTTCGCCGCCGCCATCGTCGCCTTCGGGCGACTACGCGGTCTGGCCGCCCTGGGCGGTCTGGCCGCCAGCTTCGCCATCCTGCTGACCTTCGTGCTGCCCGGTATCAGCGCCGGCCAGCCACCGCTCGCAGTCGCCATCGTCGGCGCATCGTTGATCATGTTCGTGGTGCTGTACCTGACCCACGGGGTGTCCGCCCAGACCTCGGTGGCCGTGCTCGGCACGCTCGCCAGCCTGGTGCTCACCGGGCTGCTCGGGCTGGCCGCGACCGGGGCCACCCACCTGACCGGTTTCGGCAGCGAGGACGCCACCACCCTGTCCATGTTCCGCGCCGACGTCGACCTGCACGGCCTGCTGCTCGCCGGCATCATCATCGGCTCGCTGGGCGTACTCGACGACGTCACGGTCACCCAGGCCGCCGCCGTCAACGAGTTGCGCCACGCCAACCCGAACCTCTCCCGCCGGGAGTTGTACCGCTCGGCTACCCGGGTCGGGCGGGCACACATCGCCTCGGTGGTGAACACCATCGTGCTGGCGTACGCCGGAGCCTCGCTGCCGCTCCTGCTCCTGCTGACCGCGGACTCCCGCGCGCTGGGGCAGATCCTGACCAGTGAGTTCCTCACCACGGAGATCGTTCGAAGCGTGGTCGCCACGCTCGGGCTGATCGCCGCGGTACCGCTGACCACCGCGCTGGCCGCGGTCGTCACCACCGCCGGACGCGGCGGCGACGCCGGCGTCCCCGGCGGTGCGTCCACCCCCGTGATTCCCCGGCCGGCGACGGACCGGGCCGAGGCGCTCCGCGCGCTGAGCACCCCACCCACCCGAAACACGCCCCCCGCCACCCCTTCGGGGTGGCCCGACCCGGACAGGAGCACGGACACCACATGGTGA
- a CDS encoding metal-sensitive transcriptional regulator: protein MSTPAPIRGYTASKDQLLARLRRVEGQVRGIEKMVDDDRYCIDVLTQISAIQAALDKVALGLLDGHARHCMHEGAAEGRADEMATEMMAAVGRLMKRG, encoded by the coding sequence ATGAGCACACCCGCACCGATCCGTGGCTACACCGCCAGCAAGGACCAACTCCTCGCCCGGCTGCGCCGCGTTGAGGGCCAGGTGCGCGGCATCGAGAAGATGGTCGACGACGACCGTTACTGCATCGACGTGCTCACGCAGATCTCGGCCATTCAGGCCGCCCTGGACAAGGTCGCCCTCGGTCTGCTCGACGGGCACGCCCGGCACTGCATGCACGAAGGTGCCGCCGAGGGTCGGGCCGACGAGATGGCGACCGAGATGATGGCCGCCGTGGGCCGACTGATGAAGCGCGGCTGA
- a CDS encoding copper ion binding protein: protein MVSTTYQVQGMTCGHCVNAVSTEIGALEGVKDVQVDLAAGRVTVTSDQPLSDDAVRAAVDEAGYELAGA from the coding sequence ATGGTCAGCACGACGTACCAGGTGCAGGGCATGACCTGCGGACACTGCGTCAACGCGGTCAGCACCGAGATCGGTGCGCTCGAGGGCGTCAAGGACGTGCAGGTTGATCTGGCCGCCGGTCGGGTCACCGTCACCAGCGACCAGCCGCTGTCCGACGACGCGGTGCGTGCCGCCGTGGACGAGGCCGGATACGAGCTGGCCGGCGCCTGA